The Methanohalophilus portucalensis genome window below encodes:
- a CDS encoding DNA-directed DNA polymerase II small subunit, producing MQEMSLLSDLLEAGYQVSPQAAELITSHNNPSALINHILGSVDDSVFVIDVEDIDFTGFEEVREAEIPCKQEPVVNTTSANPISVLCDITDCSTCVGEYMEFVQYFRNRYSRLSEMIRGRVNARPMESLKGKRRVPGDEISIIGMVSEIKNTSNGHRLVRFEDPTGSFQVLFSMNDKDIYEESNKLVLDDVVGVSGNLTNDGKLLIAKKLVFPDLPNMGLSKNGIQGKALFISDVHIGSNTFLQEQWDDFMTFVTRQSENPELNKIAQQLRYIVVAGDIVDGVGIYPGQENELTIPDIYDQYEEVAHYFNQIPSDITVVIGPGNHDAVRQAEPQPTFPERIRKMFDPRIKFVGNPALVDLDGVLVLMYHGRSIDDFVASIQGISYSEPEKAMLEMVKRRHLSPTYGSRVSIAPEKTDHFVIDHIPDILHCGHVHTVGVKQYRGTLLINSGTWQDQTEFQKRVNVVPEPARVPVVDLATFQPTMLQF from the coding sequence ATGCAAGAAATGTCTCTTCTTTCCGATTTGCTTGAAGCAGGCTACCAGGTAAGTCCTCAGGCAGCCGAGCTTATAACTTCTCACAACAATCCCAGTGCCCTTATCAATCACATACTGGGAAGTGTGGATGATTCGGTATTTGTTATAGACGTTGAGGATATTGATTTTACGGGATTTGAAGAAGTAAGAGAGGCAGAGATTCCATGCAAACAGGAACCTGTTGTAAATACCACTTCTGCAAATCCTATTTCCGTGCTATGTGATATAACCGATTGCTCCACCTGTGTGGGGGAATACATGGAATTTGTACAGTATTTCCGCAACCGTTACAGCCGGTTAAGTGAGATGATCCGCGGCAGGGTCAATGCCAGACCCATGGAAAGCCTGAAAGGCAAAAGACGTGTGCCCGGGGATGAGATTTCCATAATTGGTATGGTATCTGAGATTAAAAATACATCCAATGGTCATCGTCTGGTACGTTTTGAAGACCCTACGGGTTCCTTCCAGGTCCTTTTCAGTATGAATGATAAGGATATTTATGAGGAATCTAACAAACTTGTCCTGGATGATGTGGTGGGAGTAAGTGGCAATCTCACCAATGACGGCAAACTCCTGATAGCCAAAAAACTTGTTTTTCCGGATCTGCCCAATATGGGTTTATCTAAAAACGGTATTCAGGGGAAAGCTCTTTTCATTTCAGATGTGCATATAGGCAGTAATACCTTCCTGCAGGAGCAATGGGACGATTTCATGACTTTTGTCACAAGGCAATCGGAAAACCCGGAGCTTAACAAAATAGCACAGCAATTACGCTATATTGTGGTTGCCGGTGATATTGTAGATGGGGTGGGTATTTACCCAGGACAGGAAAATGAGCTTACCATACCGGATATTTATGATCAGTATGAAGAAGTTGCTCACTATTTTAACCAGATACCTTCTGATATCACAGTAGTTATTGGACCCGGTAACCACGATGCTGTGCGCCAGGCCGAACCCCAGCCCACATTCCCGGAGCGTATCAGGAAAATGTTTGATCCGAGGATAAAATTCGTGGGCAATCCTGCTCTGGTGGATCTGGATGGTGTGCTTGTGCTGATGTACCACGGCCGTTCTATAGATGATTTTGTGGCGAGTATACAGGGAATTTCCTACAGTGAACCTGAAAAAGCAATGCTGGAAATGGTAAAGCGTCGCCATCTATCCCCGACCTATGGCAGCAGGGTTTCTATAGCACCGGAGAAGACTGACCATTTTGTTATCGATCACATCCCCGATATACTGCATTGTGGACATGTCCATACCGTAGGGGTGAAGCAGTACAGGGGCACCCTGCTCATTAATTCAGGAACCTGGCAGGACCAGACCGAATTCCAGAAGCGGGTGAATGTGGTCCCCGAACCTGCAAGGGTTCCGGTGGTTGATCTTGCCACTTTCCAGCCGACCATGCTGCAGTTTTGA
- the twy1 gene encoding 4-demethylwyosine synthase TYW1, translating to MASDLLPDIDTLIKKQGYRLAGSHSAVKTCLWMRRAVREEGECYKARFYGIASHRCLQMTPTLCCNQRCLHCWRPVELDVPAPSKWDSPVEIVGSSIEGQRNLISGFGGSASRELWQQANEPAHVAISLSGEPTLYPYLDELIEEFRSRGVSTFVVTNGTVVEMVKRIEPSQLYMSLDAPDRQTYLEVCSPKDPCLWDNINESLSVLKDKECRTAIRITLIKGVNMFDVKGYADLIRKAQPDIIEVKAYMHLGFSRNRLERDAMPGHEEVLDFANQLGCELGYEVADQVEISRVVMLCRDGKFIASKLPV from the coding sequence ATGGCTTCAGATTTATTACCTGATATTGATACATTAATAAAAAAACAGGGATACAGACTTGCAGGATCCCATTCAGCTGTCAAAACATGTCTGTGGATGAGAAGGGCTGTGCGTGAGGAAGGAGAATGTTATAAAGCCCGTTTTTATGGGATAGCTTCCCACAGATGTTTGCAGATGACTCCTACCCTGTGCTGCAACCAGCGTTGCCTGCACTGCTGGAGGCCGGTTGAGCTTGATGTCCCAGCTCCCTCAAAATGGGATTCTCCAGTGGAAATAGTGGGGTCTTCAATAGAAGGTCAGCGCAACCTCATTTCGGGTTTTGGAGGTTCCGCCTCAAGAGAATTGTGGCAACAGGCCAATGAACCCGCACATGTGGCTATCTCCCTATCCGGTGAACCCACCCTTTATCCTTATCTGGATGAACTGATCGAAGAATTTCGCAGCAGGGGTGTGAGTACCTTTGTGGTGACCAACGGCACTGTTGTTGAAATGGTAAAACGCATTGAACCTTCCCAGCTCTACATGAGCCTGGATGCTCCTGACAGGCAGACCTATCTGGAGGTTTGTTCTCCAAAGGACCCATGTTTATGGGATAACATAAATGAATCTCTCAGTGTCCTTAAGGATAAAGAATGCAGGACTGCTATTCGTATTACTCTAATCAAGGGTGTGAATATGTTTGATGTGAAAGGTTATGCGGACCTTATCAGAAAGGCACAGCCTGATATTATTGAGGTCAAAGCCTATATGCACCTGGGTTTTTCCAGAAACCGGCTTGAAAGGGATGCCATGCCAGGTCATGAAGAAGTCCTTGATTTTGCAAATCAGCTTGGCTGTGAATTGGGTTATGAAGTTGCCGATCAGGTTGAAATAAGTCGTGTTGTCATGCTTTGTCGTGATGGAAAATTTATCGCTTCTAAATTACCCGTTTGA
- the prf1 gene encoding peptide chain release factor aRF-1, translating to MAEQSAHEKYEFKKKLESLRNKKGRGTELISLYIPPDKQLSDVTSQLKTEHSQASNIKSKVTKTNVQSAIDSLLSRLKYLEIPENGIVYFTGAVDVGADKTNMETTIIKPPQPLTIYKYHCDSAFFLEPLEGMLKEAKTYGLLVLDRREATIGLLTGKHIESYRNLTSTVPGKQRKGGQSAQRFQQLRLIAIHDFYKRIGDAASEIFMTVDMKDFEGILLGGPSPTKEEFQSGEFLHHELQKKILGLFDVAYTDESGLQELVNAASDRLQDLDLMVEKNLMQKFFKELVSDSGKAAYGEEVVRQNLMIGAVEKLLISEDLRSERIKVRCTTGDYENNITRENQPDQENVDDFGNCPKCGSSLEVVERVDIVDELSELSDQMGSEVAFISTDFEEGGQLLNAFGGIVAILRYNTGM from the coding sequence ATGGCCGAACAATCTGCTCATGAAAAATATGAATTCAAGAAAAAACTTGAATCCCTCCGAAATAAAAAGGGAAGGGGTACTGAACTAATATCCCTTTACATACCGCCTGACAAACAGCTGTCCGATGTGACCTCGCAGCTTAAGACTGAACACAGCCAGGCTTCTAATATAAAATCCAAGGTCACAAAGACAAATGTGCAGTCTGCAATTGATTCTCTGCTTTCCCGTCTTAAATATCTCGAGATTCCGGAAAACGGTATCGTTTATTTTACCGGAGCTGTGGATGTAGGTGCGGACAAAACGAATATGGAAACCACTATCATAAAGCCTCCACAACCTCTTACCATCTACAAGTATCACTGTGATTCTGCCTTTTTCCTCGAACCACTGGAGGGTATGCTCAAGGAGGCCAAGACCTACGGTTTGCTTGTGCTTGACAGAAGGGAAGCCACAATTGGTTTACTTACTGGTAAACATATAGAATCCTACCGAAATCTCACCTCAACAGTGCCTGGTAAACAGAGAAAAGGTGGTCAGAGTGCTCAGCGTTTCCAGCAGCTGAGGCTCATAGCTATACATGATTTCTACAAGCGTATAGGAGATGCAGCCAGTGAGATCTTCATGACGGTTGACATGAAAGATTTCGAGGGAATATTGCTGGGTGGGCCTTCCCCGACCAAGGAAGAATTCCAATCAGGAGAATTCCTGCATCATGAGCTGCAAAAGAAAATACTGGGCCTCTTTGATGTGGCCTACACCGATGAATCAGGATTGCAGGAACTTGTCAATGCCGCAAGTGATCGGCTGCAGGACCTGGACCTGATGGTGGAAAAGAACCTGATGCAAAAGTTTTTCAAGGAACTGGTATCTGATTCCGGAAAGGCTGCCTATGGTGAAGAAGTAGTGCGTCAGAACCTGATGATAGGGGCCGTGGAGAAACTGTTGATATCCGAAGACCTGAGGTCGGAAAGAATTAAGGTCAGGTGTACCACCGGGGATTATGAAAATAATATAACCCGGGAAAACCAACCTGATCAGGAAAATGTAGATGACTTTGGCAACTGTCCCAAATGTGGCTCTTCCCTGGAAGTAGTTGAAAGAGTAGATATTGTGGATGAACTCTCGGAACTGAGTGATCAGATGGGAAGTGAGGTAGCTTTCATATCAACTGATTTTGAGGAAGGCGGCCAGCTTCTCAATGCTTTTGGCGGCATTGTTGCGATTTTGCGGTATAATACAGGTATGTAA
- the argS gene encoding arginine--tRNA ligase: MYLEFINQVVSVLENAVQRAGFEPVEIAPEPSQHADLSSRVAFKLAAVARKSPVEVANQIVENVQLRENSLIESIGTTGPYINIKASRTYIDCTFETVRSKKEDFGGNFYSGKILLEHTSANPNGPLHVGHIRNSIIGDTLTRILRKTGYEVDAQYYVNDMGRQIAIVSWALEHFEMDPDLKSDHAIANVYIKANARLEDDPQKVEHIDNLMQLVESGDAEVIKRFDDAVDLAVKGIRSTLLRMNVHHDSFVNESGFVRSGEVSDIVDKIRKTGRTDVDDGALVVDLSDYGFEKTLVVQRSDGTSLYTTRDIAYHEWKAMQADRIIDILGADHKLISGQLKATLNAVGLKEPEIVIFEFVSLPEGSMSTRRGQFITADELLDKVQARAFEEVEKRRPEMSPEFMKEVAGMVGIGAVRYDIIKVSPEKSTVFDWKAALDFEKQGGPFIQYSHARASSILKKAGEEGIWDPASKPNASVLTDESEITLIKQIALFDKVLKQAADDLKPHIIAIYGRDLADAFNQFYRFSPVLGAETEELRNARLGLVDCARIALANVLDTLGMGAPESM, from the coding sequence TTGTATCTTGAATTTATTAACCAGGTAGTATCAGTACTTGAAAATGCCGTACAAAGAGCGGGTTTTGAACCGGTGGAGATAGCCCCCGAGCCTTCCCAGCACGCAGACCTCTCTTCCAGGGTTGCTTTCAAGCTGGCCGCAGTTGCCAGGAAAAGTCCGGTGGAAGTAGCAAACCAGATCGTGGAAAATGTCCAGCTTCGGGAAAATAGTCTGATCGAAAGTATTGGGACTACCGGCCCCTACATCAATATCAAGGCCAGTAGAACCTATATTGACTGTACCTTTGAGACAGTCAGGAGCAAAAAGGAAGATTTTGGCGGGAATTTTTATTCAGGAAAAATATTGCTGGAACACACCTCGGCCAATCCCAATGGTCCTTTGCATGTGGGCCACATACGCAATTCCATAATAGGTGACACCCTGACCAGGATTCTGAGAAAAACCGGGTATGAGGTGGATGCCCAGTATTACGTCAATGATATGGGCAGGCAGATTGCCATAGTTTCCTGGGCCCTGGAACATTTCGAAATGGATCCCGATCTCAAATCGGATCATGCTATTGCCAATGTATATATCAAGGCCAATGCCCGGCTTGAGGATGATCCCCAGAAGGTTGAACACATCGATAATTTGATGCAGCTGGTGGAATCCGGGGATGCGGAGGTCATAAAACGGTTTGATGATGCCGTGGACCTTGCTGTAAAAGGAATTCGCAGTACTTTACTTCGTATGAATGTCCATCATGATTCTTTTGTTAATGAATCCGGTTTTGTCCGCTCCGGGGAAGTGTCGGATATCGTGGATAAAATTCGAAAAACCGGCCGCACCGATGTGGATGATGGTGCCCTTGTGGTGGATCTTTCCGATTACGGATTTGAAAAAACCCTTGTTGTGCAGCGCAGTGATGGTACCTCCCTTTATACTACAAGGGATATTGCCTATCATGAATGGAAAGCCATGCAGGCAGATCGGATAATTGATATTCTGGGAGCGGATCACAAACTGATCTCCGGCCAGCTCAAAGCCACCCTCAATGCTGTCGGCTTAAAGGAACCTGAGATTGTAATCTTTGAATTTGTATCCCTGCCAGAGGGTTCCATGAGTACCCGAAGGGGCCAGTTCATCACCGCTGATGAATTGCTGGACAAGGTTCAAGCAAGAGCCTTCGAGGAAGTTGAAAAACGCCGCCCGGAAATGTCACCTGAATTTATGAAAGAGGTGGCCGGTATGGTTGGTATCGGTGCTGTCAGGTATGATATAATCAAGGTTTCTCCGGAAAAATCCACGGTGTTTGACTGGAAAGCGGCCCTTGATTTTGAAAAACAGGGTGGCCCCTTTATACAATATTCCCATGCCCGTGCAAGCAGTATCCTCAAAAAGGCTGGTGAGGAAGGAATCTGGGATCCCGCGTCAAAACCCAATGCTTCAGTACTGACCGATGAATCCGAGATCACCCTGATAAAACAAATTGCTTTGTTTGATAAAGTATTAAAACAGGCTGCAGACGATCTCAAACCTCACATAATCGCTATTTATGGCAGGGATCTGGCCGATGCTTTCAACCAGTTCTACCGGTTCTCCCCTGTGCTGGGTGCCGAAACTGAAGAACTCAGGAATGCCAGATTGGGTCTTGTGGACTGTGCCCGGATAGCGCTGGCCAATGTACTGGATACCCTGGGAATGGGCGCTCCAGAATCAATGTGA
- a CDS encoding DUF1294 domain-containing protein: MFVLEQLVLAYIGLASLFSFGIMGIDKRKAVKGAYRISEKFLFTCAFAGGSAGILAGMYIFRHKVRRWKFKLGIPVILILELYLYLKFF; this comes from the coding sequence ATGTTTGTCCTCGAACAGCTGGTACTTGCCTATATTGGCCTTGCCAGTCTTTTTTCATTTGGGATAATGGGAATTGATAAGAGAAAAGCTGTAAAGGGAGCCTACCGCATATCGGAGAAATTCCTTTTCACCTGCGCTTTTGCAGGGGGCAGCGCGGGTATCCTGGCAGGCATGTACATCTTCAGGCATAAGGTTCGCCGCTGGAAGTTCAAACTGGGTATTCCTGTAATCCTTATTCTGGAACTTTATCTTTACCTGAAATTCTTTTAA
- the mtaA gene encoding methylcobamide:CoM methyltransferase MtaA, with amino-acid sequence MQSGLRENLLNVLAGKEEGLIPVLSVTQTATNGLMETTGAFWPQAHSSAFQMAELSLAAHNVGGLEAIRYPFCLTVLAEAAGCEVDLGTINKPPEVISHPFAEKVEKPNIPADLYDRARIPVVLEATRRLKNLAPDVPLIAGMEGPATLVYHLIGAQNYLKWALFKPETFKMYIREATCICEGYAELLFEAGADVICLNDTVAGPETLDCLLFETLIKPSYQHFTHSIEGPVVMHMCGNTTSILSSLANCGFEGISIEESVSVAEAKSQIGSRTILIGNISTTNTLLYSTPEEVEEEAFKCLEEGVDILAPGCGLAPETPVVNIRAMEQARDKYLNDFE; translated from the coding sequence ATGCAATCTGGACTCAGAGAAAATTTACTCAATGTTCTAGCCGGAAAGGAAGAAGGACTAATACCTGTACTATCAGTGACCCAGACAGCCACAAACGGTCTGATGGAAACTACCGGAGCATTCTGGCCACAGGCTCACTCCAGCGCCTTTCAGATGGCAGAACTCTCGCTGGCAGCACATAATGTCGGGGGACTGGAAGCAATACGCTACCCCTTTTGCCTGACGGTACTTGCCGAAGCGGCCGGATGTGAAGTTGACCTGGGAACCATAAATAAGCCTCCTGAAGTGATATCCCATCCCTTTGCCGAAAAAGTGGAAAAACCCAATATTCCTGCCGACCTTTATGACAGAGCAAGGATACCGGTGGTACTGGAAGCCACACGCAGATTGAAAAATCTTGCACCGGATGTACCGCTGATTGCAGGAATGGAAGGCCCGGCTACATTGGTATACCATCTTATAGGAGCACAGAATTACCTGAAATGGGCTCTTTTCAAACCTGAAACCTTCAAGATGTATATCAGGGAAGCAACCTGCATTTGTGAAGGGTATGCAGAATTACTTTTTGAAGCCGGAGCCGATGTGATCTGCCTGAATGATACGGTTGCCGGACCGGAAACACTCGATTGTCTGTTATTCGAGACCCTCATCAAACCATCATATCAGCATTTTACTCATTCCATTGAAGGACCGGTTGTTATGCATATGTGTGGTAATACGACATCCATTCTCTCCTCACTGGCAAATTGTGGTTTTGAAGGAATTAGTATTGAGGAAAGTGTCAGTGTAGCTGAAGCAAAATCTCAGATCGGCTCAAGAACCATTCTTATAGGGAACATATCAACGACAAATACCCTGCTTTACAGTACACCAGAAGAAGTTGAGGAGGAAGCATTCAAATGCTTGGAGGAGGGAGTGGATATACTAGCTCCGGGTTGCGGTCTTGCACCTGAAACCCCGGTTGTGAACATCAGGGCAATGGAACAGGCTAGGGACAAATATCTGAATGATTTTGAATAA
- a CDS encoding methionine synthase: protein MTELIFDDIGSFPLQGGISAEWLREAIPAHEPAAFDVIKSTFRQKLDAGVDVATYPQFQDMNKQFLSILNDPECIEGPFDVKLSCAKIIELEAIEKAAEEYRMETGIKPNVRVCVTGPLELYLQEFGGTSYDDILELFGQSIDKFVTNAIDNASNFNVHTVSIDEPSIGINPQVMFDDDEIINALEKASATASRKGVDVEIHLHSPLYYELACRTSGINVIGVESAASPTYLELIDKKVLEETDSFLRAGVARTDIFNLVAILNEKYSTNAWQKPEMLQELVTDMETPSTILKRLEHAYGIFGDRVKYVGPDCGLGSWPTPEIASTLLGNVAEALDTFRN, encoded by the coding sequence ATGACAGAACTGATTTTCGATGATATCGGCAGTTTCCCTCTTCAAGGAGGAATAAGTGCAGAGTGGTTAAGAGAAGCAATACCCGCACATGAACCTGCGGCTTTTGATGTCATCAAATCCACATTCCGGCAAAAACTGGATGCCGGTGTGGACGTTGCAACCTATCCTCAGTTTCAGGATATGAATAAGCAATTCCTTTCCATCCTCAATGATCCTGAATGCATAGAGGGACCCTTTGATGTAAAACTAAGTTGTGCGAAGATAATTGAACTTGAAGCGATTGAAAAAGCTGCAGAAGAGTATCGGATGGAAACCGGTATAAAACCCAATGTCCGTGTGTGTGTGACAGGTCCACTGGAATTATACTTGCAGGAATTCGGTGGAACTTCCTATGATGATATACTGGAACTCTTTGGACAAAGCATTGACAAATTTGTAACCAATGCCATTGATAATGCATCCAATTTCAATGTACATACCGTATCCATTGATGAGCCCAGTATCGGTATCAACCCGCAGGTTATGTTTGATGATGATGAGATTATAAATGCACTGGAAAAAGCCTCTGCAACTGCTTCCCGCAAGGGAGTGGACGTAGAGATCCATCTGCATTCCCCGCTGTACTATGAGCTTGCCTGTCGTACATCAGGTATCAATGTAATTGGTGTGGAATCAGCAGCCAGTCCCACCTATCTGGAACTTATTGATAAAAAAGTCCTCGAGGAAACAGATTCTTTCCTCAGGGCCGGTGTGGCGCGAACGGATATTTTCAATCTTGTAGCCATTCTCAATGAAAAATATTCAACCAATGCCTGGCAGAAACCTGAAATGCTTCAGGAACTGGTAACTGACATGGAAACTCCCTCTACCATCCTCAAACGTCTGGAACATGCTTATGGAATATTCGGGGACCGGGTCAAATATGTCGGGCCGGATTGTGGTCTGGGCTCCTGGCCGACCCCGGAAATAGCTTCTACCCTGCTTGGTAATGTAGCAGAGGCCCTTGATACTTTCAGGAATTGA
- a CDS encoding stage II sporulation protein M codes for MSSKPNSLIKWPAFLWCLKIFTYSAALTALLALATYAIMTAMAEPVTINETIEKATSAATSKVHRGAGYVGITWSIFLFNSLAALTASAGTAIFVYLNRFLLKDITSRRQHHNYAKISIAMEKDLYPIYRVLEWPAERFFGFRSINTQTEENSVWNYTGYSRYHFQLLTAIVPFSVPLLVAAANGAILGMLFAFYLFNGAFSGYQMAGINGIVGGVVYNVIFFISAILPHGIIEIPVILVSTSIGYVIADSNCRLVRDKNLFVSDNIEDLEADIVTEERNTGTILFSPLFWKIYVLFVLLLLITAFIETEVTPSIITRALSIVEPFVSSLLNS; via the coding sequence ATGTCATCCAAACCAAATTCCCTGATAAAATGGCCTGCTTTTCTGTGGTGTCTGAAAATATTTACCTATTCAGCCGCATTGACAGCTTTACTGGCACTGGCAACTTATGCAATTATGACGGCCATGGCAGAACCTGTAACTATAAATGAGACCATTGAAAAAGCCACATCCGCAGCAACTTCAAAAGTCCATCGGGGCGCAGGATATGTGGGAATTACCTGGTCGATATTCCTTTTTAATAGCCTCGCTGCTCTTACCGCTTCGGCAGGGACAGCAATTTTTGTCTATTTAAATCGCTTCCTGTTGAAAGATATCACATCCCGCAGGCAGCATCACAATTATGCAAAAATCTCTATTGCAATGGAAAAAGACCTCTATCCGATCTACAGGGTACTTGAGTGGCCTGCTGAGCGCTTTTTTGGATTCCGGTCCATCAATACCCAAACAGAAGAAAATTCAGTATGGAATTATACAGGCTACAGCAGGTATCATTTCCAGCTACTTACAGCAATAGTCCCCTTTTCAGTTCCTCTGCTAGTAGCAGCCGCCAATGGGGCCATTCTGGGAATGCTTTTTGCTTTTTACCTATTCAACGGAGCTTTTTCGGGTTACCAGATGGCCGGAATCAATGGAATTGTGGGTGGAGTTGTCTATAATGTTATTTTTTTCATATCCGCAATCCTGCCCCACGGGATAATCGAAATTCCGGTCATCCTTGTCAGTACTTCCATCGGGTATGTAATTGCAGACTCCAACTGCCGGCTTGTAAGGGACAAAAATCTTTTCGTCTCCGACAATATAGAGGACCTGGAGGCAGATATAGTAACAGAAGAAAGGAATACAGGTACAATCCTGTTTTCTCCCTTATTCTGGAAAATTTACGTATTATTCGTACTGTTGCTTCTGATAACCGCTTTCATAGAGACAGAGGTTACACCCAGCATAATTACCCGGGCCCTTTCAATAGTAGAACCGTTTGTATCCTCACTACTCAATTCCTGA
- a CDS encoding RAD55 family ATPase has protein sequence MKAETGIEGLDELIGGGLPQGRVYLLNGSPGSGKSTFGMQYLTHGASFGAAGLYVTLMQNSEHLVADISTYSLNLPALLKMKKIFFADLGPEMEYGYMDELKEVITPKSDMNPYPVEGEPPSASIVFKEISAHVAANDIKRVVVDPLSSIRFSNQDECLEKMEMARFVRNLQALGCTTLLIDDHPTPLSVSSEHFAADGVILFHNPASDDEDRSLQIIKMRGVPHPISRQAFRFGEKGIEVLGRR, from the coding sequence ATGAAGGCAGAGACTGGAATTGAAGGGCTTGATGAATTGATAGGAGGAGGCTTGCCACAGGGGAGGGTCTATCTATTGAATGGCTCGCCGGGAAGTGGTAAAAGTACCTTTGGTATGCAGTACCTGACACATGGGGCGTCTTTCGGAGCTGCAGGTCTCTATGTCACATTGATGCAGAATTCCGAGCATCTTGTAGCCGATATTTCCACTTACTCCCTCAATCTGCCTGCCCTGCTGAAAATGAAAAAAATATTCTTTGCAGATCTGGGCCCGGAGATGGAATATGGGTACATGGATGAATTAAAGGAAGTCATAACTCCTAAATCCGATATGAATCCCTATCCTGTAGAAGGAGAGCCTCCATCTGCTTCAATTGTTTTTAAGGAAATATCTGCACATGTTGCGGCCAATGATATCAAAAGGGTTGTAGTGGACCCTCTCTCATCCATACGTTTTTCCAATCAGGACGAATGCCTGGAAAAAATGGAAATGGCGCGATTTGTGCGCAATCTACAGGCATTGGGTTGCACGACTCTTCTTATAGACGATCATCCCACTCCTCTAAGTGTATCTTCGGAGCATTTCGCTGCCGATGGTGTGATATTATTCCATAATCCGGCTTCAGATGATGAAGATCGCTCTCTCCAGATCATAAAAATGAGAGGGGTGCCTCATCCCATATCCAGACAGGCCTTTCGGTTCGGGGAAAAAGGCATTGAGGTACTCGGCAGAAGATAA
- a CDS encoding EF-Tu/IF-2/RF-3 family GTPase produces the protein MTKIAIIGSEGSGRTSLAAKLGKKSTSADITMYDYAKNDVVMTTIDANGYPKSVKPLVTALQLSDIALLCIPPQGPDAFAGECIMALDLMQYKHGIVVLTKADTSYPYAQEELQKNLQKILSPTALANWEFVNLSTESFEGLEEIKEKIFELDKQVNSQYEELNDKPVRITVDQSFNVTGIGCVVLGIVEQGTVNAKEKLTAYPADKPLEVRSIQMHDEDVKSAPAGARVGLALKGVQSKDIERGFIISEKEEVAESLVLECTLSSFASPLKISDVPHIFTGLQSSPMRIEKIEIDGKEAEQVNSSQQCTLHLNGSHEIAYRQQDRFIITNLDAKQRFTGYGFVKE, from the coding sequence ATGACTAAAATCGCAATTATCGGAAGTGAGGGAAGCGGCAGGACTTCTCTGGCGGCAAAACTGGGTAAAAAGAGCACATCTGCAGATATCACCATGTATGATTATGCCAAGAACGATGTGGTGATGACAACAATTGATGCCAATGGTTACCCCAAATCCGTCAAACCCCTTGTTACTGCCCTTCAACTTTCCGACATAGCCCTGCTCTGTATTCCACCGCAAGGCCCTGATGCCTTTGCCGGGGAATGTATCATGGCCCTGGACCTCATGCAGTACAAGCACGGGATTGTCGTACTCACCAAAGCGGATACCTCATACCCTTACGCACAGGAAGAACTACAGAAAAACTTGCAGAAAATCCTGTCCCCAACCGCCCTGGCAAACTGGGAATTTGTAAACCTGTCCACCGAGTCCTTCGAAGGTCTGGAGGAGATCAAAGAAAAGATCTTTGAACTTGACAAGCAGGTCAATTCTCAATATGAAGAACTAAACGATAAACCCGTCCGCATAACCGTTGATCAATCCTTCAATGTCACGGGGATTGGCTGTGTGGTACTGGGAATTGTGGAACAGGGGACGGTGAATGCAAAGGAAAAACTGACAGCCTACCCTGCAGACAAGCCTCTGGAAGTAAGATCTATCCAGATGCATGACGAAGATGTAAAAAGCGCTCCTGCGGGCGCCAGGGTCGGCCTTGCCCTTAAGGGTGTCCAGTCAAAGGATATTGAAAGGGGTTTCATTATTTCTGAAAAGGAAGAGGTTGCTGAATCCCTCGTACTGGAATGTACCCTTTCCTCCTTTGCTTCTCCTCTCAAGATATCCGATGTACCCCATATCTTCACAGGCCTGCAGTCATCACCTATGCGTATTGAGAAAATCGAGATTGATGGAAAGGAAGCCGAGCAGGTAAATTCCAGCCAGCAATGCACACTTCATTTAAACGGCTCCCATGAAATAGCCTACAGGCAGCAGGACAGATTCATAATCACAAATCTGGATGCAAAACAGAGGTTTACAGGTTACGGGTTCGTAAAAGAATAA